Proteins encoded in a region of the Streptomyces sp. NBC_00258 genome:
- a CDS encoding helix-turn-helix domain-containing protein produces MSALPPTTGQRIKELRRAAGMSQADLAAAMRRSESWVSQVERGVQPVERFAIIQALADALGVSTQDVRPDTAPAPTNLADDAPEPESNDLDGLRVALTGHPALGSLFDRRPSSPTPSLAEFRQLVDQAWEYVHASSFAALSDHLVRLLPDIEVAVRHAPAADRVELHSLRARSYQAAAASFTRQDQADAAWVAADRALQAAEMAGQPLEVVASLFRMAHAFMRQQHMDQAEQAAKSAVEVLEPRGENPACPPEELSLLGAMNLVLAVINAREGNRPGTHAHLKRARELATRLGEDRNDFDTEFGPTNVKLHSVSTAVELGDAGLALETAAEVDAGGLSAERQSRFLLDVARAHAQRRHVGEATAALLDAETLAPEQIRDHHSAREVIRDLIQLSDRRVPETLRELADRCGVS; encoded by the coding sequence GTGAGTGCCCTACCGCCTACCACTGGACAGCGGATCAAGGAACTGCGACGGGCGGCAGGCATGTCGCAAGCCGACCTTGCCGCAGCCATGAGGCGATCCGAGAGCTGGGTATCTCAGGTTGAACGCGGCGTGCAGCCCGTTGAACGCTTCGCAATCATTCAAGCGCTCGCCGACGCACTAGGCGTCTCAACGCAGGATGTTCGTCCCGACACCGCTCCCGCCCCGACGAACCTTGCGGACGACGCGCCAGAACCGGAAAGCAATGATCTAGACGGTCTACGCGTCGCCCTCACTGGCCATCCTGCCTTGGGCAGCCTGTTCGACCGCAGACCTAGTTCTCCTACGCCCTCGCTTGCCGAGTTTCGCCAACTCGTTGACCAGGCATGGGAGTACGTGCACGCGTCGAGCTTTGCAGCGTTGAGTGACCATCTCGTCAGGTTGCTCCCCGACATCGAAGTTGCAGTTCGCCACGCGCCAGCGGCCGATCGAGTCGAGCTGCATTCGCTCAGAGCGCGCAGTTACCAAGCAGCCGCCGCTAGCTTCACTCGGCAGGACCAGGCGGATGCCGCATGGGTAGCCGCAGACCGCGCTTTGCAGGCAGCCGAGATGGCCGGCCAGCCGCTTGAGGTGGTGGCCAGCCTCTTTCGCATGGCTCATGCGTTCATGCGGCAGCAACACATGGACCAGGCCGAGCAGGCGGCGAAGTCAGCGGTCGAAGTCCTGGAACCACGGGGAGAGAACCCCGCCTGCCCACCTGAGGAACTGTCGCTTCTCGGCGCCATGAACCTTGTGCTTGCCGTGATCAATGCGCGGGAGGGGAACCGGCCTGGAACCCATGCTCATCTCAAACGAGCAAGGGAACTCGCCACGCGATTGGGTGAGGACCGGAACGACTTCGATACCGAGTTCGGTCCCACGAACGTCAAGCTCCACTCAGTGAGTACAGCCGTAGAGCTAGGGGATGCGGGACTGGCACTGGAGACTGCGGCAGAAGTCGACGCCGGCGGTCTCTCAGCCGAGCGCCAATCGCGCTTCCTCCTCGACGTAGCACGGGCCCACGCGCAACGCCGACACGTTGGCGAGGCGACCGCAGCACTCTTGGATGCCGAGACCCTCGCACCCGAACAAATTCGCGACCACCACTCAGCCCGCGAAGTCATCCGTGACCTCATCCAACTGTCGGACCGACGCGTGCCCGAGACCCTCCGGGAGCTTGCCGACCGCTGTGGCGTGAGCTGA
- a CDS encoding phosphoribosyltransferase, with protein MSDVRENLTYDRFGLAVRELAQTIADDGYEPDIVLSIARGGVFVAGGLAYALDCKNIHLVNVEFYTGVGTTLDMPVMLAPVPNTIDFSDKKVLITDDVADTGKTLKLVYDFCVDAVAEVRSAVIYEKSQSLVKCEYVWKRTDEWINFPWSVLPVVRKSGEPITPSKEAL; from the coding sequence ATGAGCGACGTGCGCGAGAACCTCACCTACGACCGTTTCGGCCTCGCCGTCCGCGAGCTCGCCCAGACCATCGCCGACGACGGGTACGAGCCCGACATCGTGCTCAGCATCGCCCGCGGGGGCGTCTTCGTCGCCGGCGGGCTCGCCTACGCCCTCGACTGCAAGAACATCCACCTCGTGAACGTCGAGTTCTACACCGGGGTCGGGACCACTCTCGACATGCCGGTCATGCTGGCGCCCGTCCCCAACACCATCGACTTCTCCGACAAGAAGGTGCTGATCACGGACGACGTCGCCGACACCGGCAAGACGTTGAAACTCGTGTACGACTTCTGCGTCGACGCCGTCGCGGAGGTCCGGTCCGCCGTCATCTACGAGAAGTCGCAGTCACTGGTGAAGTGCGAGTACGTGTGGAAGCGCACGGACGAGTGGATCAACTTTCCGTGGAGTGTTTTGCCTGTAGTGCGTAAGTCAGGCGAGCCGATCACTCCATCGAAGGAAGCCCTCTAG
- a CDS encoding FtsK/SpoIIIE domain-containing protein: MSDLSLWLEATGALVGAGGLGYAKFRAPRVYWSLVGLPATWGRFSLSYRSTMDVCGLTVQPSGLRAFMTRSVARREVQPVPPKIRRVRGTSTGLRVTLRLPAGLEPADVIASSERLRHAWGVHSVTVAETKPGFVELRMTGYDVLRRVRMPRKAQPHGMVVPVALREDGTAFERDYRKMPMALTLGANSSGKSMYQRNLIKGLAQLPVALVGVDCKRGVEQSAFAPRLSALVTTPDHAASLLDVLVAEMETRFDLLSLHGVSDLWELPSAVRPVPIVVLVDEIAELFLISSNKDEERRTRIVTALIRLAQMARSVGIHLEICAQRFGSDLGKGATMLRAQLTGRVVHRVNDKETAEMGLKDVAPTAVPAACVIPANRPGTAVATDAAGGWCRIRTPETSRDEVVAVCREFAHLVPDLPVLDPFRPHVPAPAVDSPSLVKPVPATE; the protein is encoded by the coding sequence ATGAGTGACCTGTCCCTGTGGCTGGAGGCAACCGGAGCCTTAGTGGGTGCCGGTGGCCTCGGCTACGCGAAGTTCCGCGCTCCGCGCGTGTACTGGTCGCTGGTCGGGCTGCCCGCCACGTGGGGGCGTTTCAGCTTGAGTTACCGCTCGACGATGGATGTGTGCGGGCTGACGGTGCAGCCGTCCGGTCTGCGGGCGTTCATGACCCGGAGCGTCGCCCGTCGTGAGGTGCAGCCGGTACCGCCGAAGATCCGCCGGGTACGCGGCACGTCGACGGGCCTTCGGGTCACGCTGCGACTGCCCGCCGGCCTGGAGCCCGCGGACGTGATCGCGTCCTCGGAGCGTCTGCGTCACGCGTGGGGTGTGCACTCGGTCACCGTGGCCGAGACGAAGCCCGGGTTCGTGGAACTGCGGATGACCGGCTATGACGTGCTGCGTCGGGTGCGGATGCCGCGCAAGGCTCAGCCGCACGGCATGGTGGTGCCAGTCGCCCTGCGCGAGGATGGCACCGCGTTCGAGCGGGACTACCGCAAGATGCCCATGGCGCTCACCTTGGGCGCCAACTCCTCCGGCAAGTCCATGTATCAGCGCAACCTGATCAAAGGGCTGGCCCAACTGCCCGTGGCGCTGGTCGGTGTCGACTGCAAGCGCGGGGTGGAACAGTCCGCGTTCGCGCCCCGCCTGTCGGCGCTGGTGACCACTCCGGACCATGCCGCCTCCCTGCTCGATGTCCTGGTCGCGGAGATGGAGACCCGGTTCGACCTGCTGAGCCTGCATGGCGTCTCGGACCTGTGGGAACTGCCCTCCGCGGTGCGCCCGGTTCCGATCGTCGTGCTGGTCGACGAGATCGCCGAACTGTTCTTGATCTCCTCGAACAAGGATGAGGAACGCCGCACGAGGATCGTCACCGCGCTGATCCGGCTGGCACAGATGGCCCGTTCGGTCGGCATTCACCTGGAGATCTGCGCTCAGCGCTTCGGCTCCGACCTGGGCAAGGGCGCCACCATGCTGCGCGCTCAGCTCACCGGCCGTGTCGTGCACCGCGTCAACGACAAGGAAACCGCCGAAATGGGGCTCAAGGACGTCGCCCCGACCGCGGTCCCGGCTGCCTGCGTGATCCCCGCCAACCGGCCCGGTACCGCGGTGGCGACCGATGCGGCCGGCGGCTGGTGCCGCATCCGCACCCCCGAGACGTCCCGCGATGAAGTGGTCGCGGTCTGCCGGGAGTTCGCCCACCTGGTCCCGGATCTGCCCGTCCTCGACCCGTTCCGGCCCCACGTGCCCGCACCGGCTGTTGACAGCCCGTCGCTGGTCAAGCCGGTCCCGGCTACCGAATAG
- a CDS encoding putative quinol monooxygenase, producing MGNFALFVRFTLREGMGDAFDTLVKETEAGIRAHEPGTLVYACHKVEGAPAERIFFEIYADRAAFDEHERQPHTVRFLSERTRYVEKTDVDWLEPYAGKYPHGAAQ from the coding sequence ATGGGAAATTTCGCACTCTTCGTCCGATTCACTCTGCGTGAGGGGATGGGCGATGCCTTTGACACACTGGTGAAGGAGACCGAAGCGGGGATCCGGGCGCACGAGCCAGGAACGCTGGTCTACGCCTGCCACAAGGTCGAGGGGGCTCCCGCTGAGCGGATCTTCTTCGAGATCTACGCCGATCGGGCAGCGTTTGACGAGCATGAGCGCCAGCCGCACACGGTTCGATTTCTGAGCGAGCGAACCCGGTACGTCGAGAAGACCGACGTGGACTGGCTTGAGCCGTACGCCGGGAAGTACCCGCACGGAGCCGCGCAGTGA
- the dcd gene encoding dCTP deaminase, protein MLLSDKDIRAEIDAGRVRIDPYDESMVQPSSVDVRLDRYFRVFENHRYPHIDPSIEQADLTRLVEPEGDEPFILHPGEFVLASTYEVITLPDDLASRLEGKSSLGRLGLVTHSTAGFIDPGFSGHVTLELSNLATLPIKLWPGMKIGQLCLFQLSSSAEFPYGSDRYGSRYQGQRGPTASRSFLNFHRTQV, encoded by the coding sequence GTGCTTCTCTCTGACAAGGACATCCGGGCCGAGATCGACGCCGGGCGCGTACGGATCGACCCCTACGACGAATCCATGGTGCAGCCGTCGAGCGTCGACGTGCGGCTCGACCGCTACTTCCGGGTGTTCGAGAACCACCGCTATCCCCATATCGATCCGTCCATCGAGCAGGCGGATCTCACTCGGCTCGTCGAGCCCGAGGGGGACGAGCCGTTCATCCTGCACCCCGGGGAGTTCGTCCTCGCGTCGACGTACGAGGTCATCACGCTTCCCGATGATCTGGCGTCCCGGCTCGAAGGCAAGAGTTCGCTCGGGCGGCTCGGGCTCGTCACGCACTCCACCGCAGGGTTCATCGACCCCGGCTTCTCCGGGCACGTGACCCTTGAGCTGTCCAACCTCGCGACCCTCCCCATCAAGCTCTGGCCGGGCATGAAGATCGGGCAGCTGTGCCTGTTCCAGCTCAGCTCGTCGGCCGAGTTCCCGTACGGCAGCGACCGGTACGGGTCCCGCTACCAGGGGCAGCGCGGACCGACCGCCTCACGCTCCTTCCTCAACTTCCATCGGACCCAGGTGTGA
- a CDS encoding SCO3933 family regulatory protein codes for MPSFKIDTSTAVVFVATAPEPKVKNFQTGERAVNQEGHAMSTVGLVVSDEGEGNLLKVSIPETGFPEGLVPGMPVKVIGLKAKDWENVIKGEKRSGIAFSAVAITPAA; via the coding sequence ATGCCGTCCTTCAAGATCGACACTTCGACTGCTGTGGTGTTCGTGGCGACTGCGCCCGAACCGAAGGTGAAGAACTTCCAGACCGGTGAGCGGGCCGTGAATCAGGAAGGTCACGCCATGTCGACCGTGGGCCTGGTGGTCTCGGATGAGGGGGAGGGGAACCTCCTCAAGGTTTCGATCCCGGAGACCGGCTTCCCGGAGGGGCTCGTGCCGGGCATGCCGGTCAAGGTCATCGGGCTGAAGGCCAAGGACTGGGAGAACGTGATCAAGGGTGAGAAGCGCTCGGGTATCGCGTTCAGCGCGGTCGCGATCACCCCGGCGGCCTGA
- a CDS encoding helix-turn-helix domain-containing protein: MPKKAPQGRETLEQELYSAGVGPAEVETGSRRLLAEARGHQLAEARKQYGLVQKDVAARMGVSIARVSQIEHGEVATPDIVARNVEALGGRLDLVADFGDHTVRMPASGDQGSAAA, encoded by the coding sequence ATGCCCAAGAAGGCCCCTCAGGGCCGGGAGACCCTGGAGCAGGAGCTGTACTCGGCCGGCGTGGGGCCCGCCGAGGTGGAAACCGGATCACGCCGCCTCCTGGCGGAAGCCCGTGGGCATCAACTGGCTGAGGCACGCAAGCAGTACGGCCTGGTACAGAAGGACGTCGCGGCTCGGATGGGGGTGAGCATCGCTCGTGTGTCCCAGATCGAGCACGGCGAGGTCGCCACTCCCGACATCGTCGCGCGCAATGTGGAGGCACTCGGCGGCCGACTGGACCTGGTTGCCGACTTCGGTGACCACACGGTGCGGATGCCGGCGAGCGGTGATCAGGGCAGCGCGGCAGCGTAG